The following are from one region of the Aestuariirhabdus haliotis genome:
- a CDS encoding VacB/RNase II family 3'-5' exoribonuclease — MLDKSALQQLQQLKAEIHDSKETFDGVVIGSHGRFGFVQLDDGQRLFLPPEEMNRVFPGDRVRVSKEPSAKKQDNAVLEELLSSELEQFCGIYVIKGEAHFVQPDLSRFNRLLFVPPKDRGERQAGDLVRCSVKRHPFKNGKAQASILKCIGRPGDTGVEERFILEKYNYQPEWSAEVQQQQESITVEKLRELVAGRNDLSHTPFVTIDSASTQDMDDALWAEATQQGWNLWVAIADPDALIEAGSAIDQEAASRATSVYLPGFGIPMLPPALSRELCSLREAVDRPALLCRMQISPEGEILSHEFEQVAIRSHGKLSYDRVSAFFATGEYDSGTETALPEAVLESLRTLKAVTSALNQHREKHAVLFEDKPDYHLELDSDKRCVAIHRVDRSPAHQLVEEAMVAANRCAADFIAAAKVDGVFVSHAGIRTDRHESLANLLKQALPALADLDLSRPEAFKTLVNAARESDQPIRTLVSRMLERSLLVRRDAPHSGMGLARYMTFTSPIRKYNDLVVHRQIKAVLANTPAAELSDEMLQGWQEQHKRARGASNELEHWYMCLYMEQQMAAGKIDYDGTVVQVHSAGMTVRLNELGVEGQIDLRKRKVKYSFDPLLQVLEKGDERYQLGDTIAVTLQRCVLDECKVYFEPVVKEAAQATQAN, encoded by the coding sequence ATGCTCGATAAAAGCGCGCTGCAACAGCTACAGCAACTCAAGGCTGAGATCCACGACAGTAAAGAAACCTTTGATGGCGTTGTGATCGGTAGTCACGGCCGTTTTGGTTTTGTTCAACTCGATGATGGTCAGCGACTGTTCCTGCCCCCGGAGGAGATGAATCGGGTTTTCCCCGGTGATCGGGTTCGAGTCAGCAAGGAACCTTCGGCCAAGAAGCAGGATAACGCCGTGCTCGAGGAGTTGTTGTCGTCAGAGCTGGAGCAGTTTTGCGGCATCTATGTGATCAAGGGGGAAGCCCATTTTGTGCAACCCGACCTGTCGCGCTTCAATCGACTGTTGTTTGTGCCCCCCAAGGATCGCGGTGAACGGCAAGCCGGTGATCTGGTGCGCTGTTCCGTAAAGCGTCACCCTTTCAAGAATGGTAAGGCCCAGGCGAGCATCCTCAAATGCATCGGCCGACCGGGTGATACGGGAGTCGAAGAGCGCTTTATTCTGGAAAAGTACAACTACCAGCCAGAGTGGTCGGCCGAGGTTCAGCAACAGCAGGAAAGTATTACGGTTGAGAAGCTTCGGGAGCTTGTTGCCGGGCGTAATGACCTCAGCCATACCCCTTTTGTCACCATCGATTCGGCCAGTACCCAGGATATGGATGATGCGCTCTGGGCCGAGGCGACGCAGCAGGGCTGGAATCTTTGGGTGGCGATTGCCGATCCGGACGCCTTGATTGAAGCTGGCAGCGCCATTGATCAAGAGGCAGCGTCGCGAGCGACCTCGGTGTACCTGCCGGGCTTTGGTATTCCCATGTTGCCCCCAGCCTTGTCCCGAGAACTCTGTTCCCTGCGCGAAGCCGTTGATCGGCCGGCGCTGCTGTGCCGCATGCAGATCAGCCCTGAAGGTGAAATACTCTCGCACGAGTTTGAACAGGTTGCTATCCGCTCCCACGGCAAGCTCAGTTATGACCGGGTGAGTGCCTTTTTTGCGACCGGTGAATACGATTCCGGTACGGAGACAGCGTTGCCCGAGGCGGTGCTGGAATCCCTGCGCACATTAAAAGCGGTGACCTCTGCACTGAATCAGCACCGTGAAAAGCACGCCGTGCTGTTCGAAGACAAACCGGACTATCATCTCGAGCTGGACAGTGACAAGCGCTGCGTAGCCATTCACCGTGTGGATCGCTCACCGGCGCACCAGTTGGTAGAGGAGGCCATGGTGGCCGCCAACCGTTGTGCGGCTGATTTTATTGCCGCGGCCAAGGTCGATGGTGTGTTTGTGTCCCACGCGGGCATTCGTACCGACCGCCATGAATCGCTTGCCAACTTGCTCAAGCAGGCGTTGCCAGCCCTGGCCGATCTCGACCTGAGCCGCCCCGAGGCGTTCAAGACTCTGGTGAATGCAGCCCGGGAGAGCGATCAGCCGATACGTACCCTGGTCAGCCGAATGTTGGAGCGCAGCCTGCTGGTTCGCCGCGATGCGCCCCACAGTGGTATGGGACTGGCGCGTTACATGACCTTTACTTCACCGATCCGTAAATACAATGACCTGGTGGTGCACCGCCAGATCAAGGCCGTGCTGGCCAATACACCGGCAGCGGAGCTCAGTGACGAGATGCTGCAGGGCTGGCAAGAACAGCATAAGCGGGCTCGCGGGGCCAGTAATGAACTCGAACACTGGTATATGTGCCTGTATATGGAACAGCAGATGGCGGCGGGTAAAATCGACTATGATGGCACCGTTGTCCAGGTACATTCGGCGGGCATGACGGTTCGCCTTAACGAGCTGGGCGTGGAAGGTCAGATTGATTTGCGCAAGCGCAAGGTCAAATACAGTTTCGATCCCTTGCTTCAGGTGCTGGAAAAGGGTGACGAGCGCTACCAGTTGGGTGACACGATTGCCGTTACATTGCAGCGCTGCGTGCTGGATGAGTGCAAAGTCTATTTTGAACCGGTCGTGAAAGAGGCCGCGCAAGCAACGCAAGCGAACTAA
- a CDS encoding DUF2860 family protein codes for MKRYLLAPLASAVMMASTGAVADVSPLDAIPQDTGFSGYVAFGAASNKLESNMVTGTSLGDFDNERTSSLTKSPSSETESSGFINGEVRYTWANSRTQVVLGNDMVDALRYDLATQIGVRQEFGNSGVVGISYLFSAFPTQVFKDPYQTGVKRSDTDQTSNGFRITWDGIIGSNFDAMMSFREVDVDDEFSGTALGLSAADRRLLERDGDDSTFELLYRWNVAKGHTIAPAIRYIDRDRDGGAMRSEETGFQLSYLYSGSQKWNFSANLYAANDDYDKRSPIPAFNNKKRDDDILGGSFTAFYNEPMGWKDWRVMASAAYYEGDSNISFYDSEVRNFSLGMFYAF; via the coding sequence ATGAAACGATATCTACTGGCCCCTTTAGCCAGCGCGGTTATGATGGCATCCACAGGCGCAGTTGCTGATGTATCTCCGCTTGACGCCATCCCACAGGACACCGGCTTTAGCGGCTACGTTGCCTTCGGCGCCGCCTCCAACAAGCTCGAAAGTAATATGGTCACGGGCACGAGCCTGGGCGATTTTGATAACGAGCGCACCAGTAGCCTGACCAAATCCCCTTCCTCTGAAACCGAAAGCTCCGGTTTTATCAACGGCGAAGTGCGTTACACCTGGGCCAACAGCCGTACCCAGGTTGTACTGGGCAACGATATGGTCGATGCCCTGCGTTACGACCTGGCCACCCAGATTGGCGTGCGCCAGGAGTTTGGCAACAGCGGCGTGGTGGGCATCTCCTACCTGTTCTCCGCTTTCCCCACCCAGGTCTTTAAAGACCCTTACCAGACCGGCGTAAAACGCTCCGATACCGACCAGACCAGCAACGGTTTCCGCATCACCTGGGATGGCATTATCGGCAGTAACTTCGATGCCATGATGTCCTTCCGCGAAGTGGACGTTGATGATGAATTCAGTGGTACTGCCCTGGGTTTAAGCGCCGCCGACCGTCGCCTGCTCGAGCGAGACGGTGACGATTCCACCTTCGAACTGCTGTATCGCTGGAACGTCGCTAAAGGCCACACCATTGCCCCGGCGATTCGTTACATCGATCGCGACCGTGACGGTGGCGCCATGCGCAGTGAAGAGACCGGCTTCCAGCTGAGCTACCTGTACAGCGGCTCCCAAAAGTGGAATTTCAGCGCCAACCTGTATGCCGCCAACGATGACTACGACAAGCGCAGCCCGATTCCCGCGTTCAACAACAAGAAGCGCGACGACGATATTCTCGGGGGCAGCTTTACCGCGTTCTATAACGAGCCAATGGGCTGGAAAGATTGGCGCGTCATGGCCTCCGCGGCGTACTATGAAGGCGATTCCAACATCAGCTTCTACGACAGCGAAGTACGTAACTTCTCGTTGGGTATGTTCTACGCCTTTTAA
- a CDS encoding AraC family transcriptional regulator produces MTRNPIAHHIKGIGPALNAMQTLGFSPEQCFAGSGLEPETLSAPGQQITLLQQEQFYRHLLQLSGNPLLGLELGRAYRLEHYGMFGYAMLSTNNLRECAELGSRFSALAFSLFRIRFIEQEGWARLQFHPLHPIAPDLLAFHCDRDLMACWQGVSTALGKTIPLHSISLMHDQHSARKTYEQRFGCPVGFDAPWAELCFESSLLDTPMPCPDPETSQYFLTQCQRMIAQLSRQSPFIDRVRQTLMETPGHFPDIEVVAQRLNTSVRTLRRRLAEQETSFRRLLDEIRYQLARDYLKGGLRVAEVAALLDYSETANFTHAFKRWSNTTPSDFQHKNTQPTADQAPPP; encoded by the coding sequence ATGACCCGTAACCCTATTGCGCACCACATCAAAGGCATTGGCCCCGCACTCAACGCGATGCAAACCCTGGGATTTTCCCCCGAACAATGCTTTGCCGGCAGCGGCCTCGAACCGGAGACGCTAAGCGCGCCCGGGCAGCAGATCACCCTGTTGCAACAGGAGCAGTTTTATCGTCACCTGTTGCAGCTTAGTGGCAACCCATTATTAGGTCTGGAGCTGGGCCGAGCTTATCGACTGGAGCATTACGGCATGTTTGGCTACGCCATGCTCAGCACCAATAACCTGCGTGAGTGCGCCGAGCTGGGTTCTCGCTTCAGCGCGCTCGCATTCAGCCTGTTTCGTATTCGCTTTATCGAGCAGGAGGGCTGGGCCCGGCTTCAGTTTCACCCCCTGCACCCCATTGCGCCGGATCTTCTGGCCTTTCATTGTGATCGCGACCTGATGGCCTGCTGGCAGGGCGTAAGCACCGCCCTGGGCAAAACCATCCCCCTGCATTCGATCTCCCTGATGCACGACCAGCACTCAGCGCGCAAAACCTATGAGCAGCGCTTTGGGTGTCCGGTGGGTTTCGATGCGCCCTGGGCAGAGCTCTGTTTCGAAAGCTCCTTGCTCGATACCCCCATGCCCTGCCCCGATCCTGAAACATCCCAGTACTTTCTCACCCAATGTCAGCGCATGATCGCCCAACTCAGCCGGCAAAGTCCGTTTATTGACCGGGTTCGCCAAACGCTGATGGAAACCCCCGGGCATTTTCCCGACATCGAAGTGGTCGCCCAGCGGCTCAATACCTCGGTGCGCACCCTGCGCCGCCGACTGGCCGAACAGGAAACCAGTTTTCGCCGATTGCTCGACGAGATTCGTTACCAGCTGGCGCGGGATTATCTCAAGGGCGGACTGCGCGTAGCCGAGGTGGCCGCCCTGCTCGATTACAGCGAAACCGCCAATTTCACCCACGCCTTCAAACGCTGGAGTAACACCACGCCCAGTGACTTCCAGCACAAAAACACACAACCGACCGCTGACCAAGCCCCCCCTCCATAA
- a CDS encoding SDR family oxidoreductase, whose protein sequence is MRSIVITGAASGIGRASAERLHRAGWFVGLFDRDQQALKAFQQQLPERSHAEAFDVTDAGAFGAALERFVASAGQLNAIVNCAGVLAVGDFESIPLERQQQMLAINTQGVLNGCYQAFPYLRQQSGARVINLSSASAVYGVPGFATYSASKFFVRGLSEALHIEWRRHDIHVCDIMPPFVKTPMLDNAPPLPIIDRMGVSLNAEDIARAIEQALENKRIHHPLTLKFRLLRNLSRLFPSVVQTRIYGLLAGY, encoded by the coding sequence ATGCGATCCATTGTGATTACCGGGGCAGCCTCGGGGATCGGTCGAGCCAGCGCCGAGCGGTTGCACCGGGCCGGTTGGTTTGTCGGTTTGTTTGACCGTGACCAGCAAGCCCTCAAGGCCTTCCAACAACAACTGCCTGAACGCAGTCACGCCGAGGCGTTTGATGTTACCGATGCGGGCGCTTTTGGCGCGGCCCTGGAGCGCTTTGTGGCCAGCGCCGGGCAACTGAACGCCATCGTCAATTGTGCCGGTGTGCTGGCGGTGGGGGATTTTGAATCGATTCCCCTGGAGCGTCAGCAGCAGATGCTGGCGATCAATACCCAGGGCGTACTGAACGGTTGCTATCAGGCGTTTCCCTATTTGCGCCAGCAGAGCGGCGCCAGGGTGATCAACCTCAGTTCGGCATCAGCGGTGTATGGGGTGCCGGGGTTTGCCACCTATTCAGCCAGCAAATTTTTTGTACGCGGTCTTAGCGAAGCTCTGCACATCGAGTGGCGTCGCCACGATATTCATGTCTGCGACATCATGCCGCCCTTTGTCAAAACCCCCATGTTGGACAATGCGCCACCGCTGCCCATTATCGACCGTATGGGGGTGAGCCTGAACGCTGAGGATATCGCCCGGGCCATCGAGCAGGCGCTGGAGAACAAGCGTATTCACCATCCATTGACGCTCAAGTTCCGCCTGCTGCGGAACCTGTCGCGACTGTTTCCAAGCGTTGTGCAAACGCGTATCTACGGACTGCTGGCGGGGTATTGA
- a CDS encoding alpha/beta hydrolase, producing the protein MAVLDLIRVFISSLLGMLIHSSRLPGRSWRSDLMCRFTRKLVHESIAHDVSWMRKRQDLLKLYHPALKQVRFRKEVLANVPCQWCEAKGLSQTAAQESPLMLYFHGGGYVIGNVQGYRTEIAAMAVAGNCTVLGVDYRLAPEHPLPAAQQDCLAVTRHILERFPNRKILLAGDSAGGALCLATIMALREQGQNVKGAVLLSPWCEPGVRDRSMQENAGSDILSQQLTEHWFNYALADVPLEQVKPQVDFSETNFTGFPPLYIQAASGEVLLDQIERMVQRAREQGVDVEYSREEGQFHVFQIFAPIVPEANDAIERLGTAIKTIINKRG; encoded by the coding sequence GTGGCGGTATTAGATCTTATTCGAGTATTTATCAGCAGCTTGCTGGGTATGTTGATCCATTCGTCCCGCTTGCCAGGACGCAGCTGGCGCAGCGATTTAATGTGCCGTTTCACCCGCAAGCTGGTGCACGAGTCCATAGCGCACGACGTTAGCTGGATGCGTAAACGCCAGGATCTGTTAAAACTCTATCACCCGGCGTTAAAGCAGGTCCGCTTTCGTAAGGAGGTACTGGCTAACGTACCTTGCCAGTGGTGCGAAGCCAAAGGCCTGTCGCAAACGGCAGCTCAGGAATCTCCCCTGATGCTTTACTTTCATGGCGGCGGTTATGTGATTGGTAACGTCCAGGGGTATCGAACCGAAATAGCGGCGATGGCGGTCGCCGGTAACTGTACAGTATTGGGCGTGGATTATCGGCTGGCTCCGGAGCATCCGTTGCCGGCCGCGCAGCAAGATTGCCTGGCGGTGACCCGGCACATACTCGAACGTTTTCCGAATAGGAAAATTCTGCTGGCTGGCGATTCCGCCGGCGGGGCGTTGTGCCTAGCAACCATTATGGCGCTGCGTGAGCAAGGGCAAAATGTTAAGGGGGCGGTGTTGCTTTCCCCCTGGTGCGAGCCCGGAGTGCGAGATCGTTCCATGCAGGAAAATGCCGGCAGCGATATTTTAAGCCAGCAACTGACGGAACACTGGTTTAACTACGCCCTGGCCGACGTCCCTCTGGAGCAGGTAAAACCCCAGGTGGATTTTTCCGAAACCAATTTTACCGGCTTTCCTCCCCTTTATATTCAGGCCGCCAGTGGTGAAGTGTTGCTGGATCAGATCGAGCGGATGGTGCAACGGGCACGAGAGCAGGGCGTCGATGTGGAATACAGCCGGGAAGAAGGGCAGTTCCATGTGTTTCAGATATTTGCCCCCATTGTCCCTGAAGCAAATGATGCGATAGAGCGTCTGGGTACTGCCATCAAAACCATAATAAATAAAAGAGGTTAA
- a CDS encoding flavin-containing monooxygenase yields MNNATKRDPRVVIIGAGMSGILATIKLREAGIKDVTVLEKADSVGGTWRENRYPGLACDIPAHMYTYEFEPNPEWEHRFAKGPEIRRYFEKVADKYEVVKDVRFNEAVEQCIYRDRQWHLTTSKGESLVADIVISATGILHHPAYPNIEGLDSFGGEQFHTSRWPESLDLKGKRVGIIGTGSTSAQIIPELVKEADQVVVFQRTPQWIYPAPDREYNEKLRNKVRRNPELARRAYRWYTKAIEFFFSRAVIGQKIPHGLMSWMCKRHLKNSVKDPELRRKLTPDYTVGCKRVIASTKFYDAIQQPNCQLVTEGIERVSEAGVVTADGKEHGLDILILATGFKPFNFMRPMELVGRDGLHIDQAWEKKVQAYRSLLIPGFPNFFLMLGPNTPIGNFSVIAMSEVQNRYLLKLINRWRAGEMQEIEATPKATQEFNAYLKQGMAKTVWVGGCNSWYLDPDGDPAMWPYTWGQWVEEMTTPNLSDFTEGAA; encoded by the coding sequence ATGAACAACGCGACGAAAAGAGACCCCAGGGTAGTGATCATAGGCGCCGGCATGAGCGGCATTCTCGCCACCATCAAGCTGCGTGAAGCGGGTATCAAGGATGTAACCGTATTGGAGAAAGCCGACAGCGTGGGCGGTACCTGGCGCGAGAACCGGTACCCCGGTCTGGCTTGTGATATTCCTGCGCATATGTACACCTATGAGTTTGAACCCAATCCGGAATGGGAACATCGTTTTGCCAAGGGGCCGGAGATTCGCCGTTACTTCGAAAAGGTGGCTGACAAATACGAGGTGGTGAAGGATGTACGTTTTAACGAAGCGGTTGAGCAGTGCATCTACCGCGATCGGCAATGGCATCTGACAACCAGCAAGGGGGAATCCCTGGTGGCAGATATAGTGATCAGCGCCACCGGCATCCTGCACCACCCGGCGTATCCGAATATCGAGGGGCTGGATAGTTTTGGTGGCGAGCAGTTTCATACCTCACGTTGGCCCGAATCGCTGGACCTCAAAGGCAAGCGAGTGGGTATTATTGGCACCGGTTCCACCTCGGCACAGATTATTCCCGAGCTGGTGAAAGAAGCCGACCAGGTGGTGGTGTTCCAGCGCACACCGCAGTGGATCTACCCGGCACCGGATCGGGAATATAACGAGAAACTGCGCAACAAGGTGCGGCGCAATCCAGAGTTGGCCAGGCGTGCTTACCGTTGGTATACCAAGGCCATCGAATTCTTTTTCTCGCGTGCGGTCATCGGGCAAAAAATCCCCCATGGGTTGATGAGCTGGATGTGTAAGCGTCATTTAAAGAACAGCGTTAAAGATCCCGAGTTGCGGCGCAAACTCACGCCGGATTACACCGTGGGCTGCAAACGCGTCATCGCTTCTACCAAGTTTTATGACGCCATTCAGCAACCCAATTGCCAGCTGGTCACCGAAGGCATTGAGCGTGTCAGTGAAGCGGGGGTAGTCACCGCCGACGGCAAAGAGCATGGTCTGGATATTTTGATTCTGGCGACCGGTTTTAAACCTTTTAATTTTATGCGCCCGATGGAACTGGTCGGCCGCGATGGTTTACACATCGACCAGGCCTGGGAGAAAAAAGTTCAGGCCTACCGCTCGCTATTGATTCCGGGCTTTCCCAATTTCTTTTTGATGCTGGGCCCCAATACCCCCATCGGAAATTTTTCGGTGATCGCCATGAGCGAAGTGCAAAACCGATATCTGCTGAAACTGATCAACCGTTGGCGGGCGGGTGAAATGCAGGAGATCGAAGCCACACCCAAGGCCACCCAGGAGTTTAATGCTTACCTGAAACAGGGCATGGCCAAAACTGTTTGGGTGGGGGGCTGCAACAGCTGGTACCTTGACCCCGATGGCGATCCAGCGATGTGGCCCTACACCTGGGGACAATGGGTGGAGGAGATGACCACGCCCAATCTTTCGGACTTTACCGAAGGTGCTGCGTAA
- a CDS encoding substrate-binding periplasmic protein, translated as MIAQRYNIALLMLLLLPLNCAAGGNTVKIGVAEFPPYSIVESNRFSGVEVEIVQQSLEVMGYRVELVNYPYGRLPFSFRSKRVDAIIVTLKNFKDIPVFYSDIVLPEYQTVAVYLKENNFQIKSISDLQSHSILAHQRANLFYGDEYKRIAEQNGHNKQYQETANQLAQVAMLFKKRVDIIVLAHEIFIYYKSRIDLSDSDSNYVVAKIFGNKFGFHNAVWDKKVRDDFNAGLAIIKTNGLYDKILTKYLVTYKLNIRKSESVPN; from the coding sequence ATGATTGCTCAACGCTATAACATAGCATTATTAATGCTTTTACTGCTTCCTCTTAATTGTGCGGCAGGTGGCAATACCGTAAAGATAGGTGTAGCCGAATTTCCGCCCTACAGCATTGTCGAGAGCAACAGATTTTCCGGCGTGGAAGTGGAAATAGTACAGCAGAGCCTAGAGGTTATGGGCTATAGAGTAGAGTTGGTGAACTATCCCTACGGGCGTTTACCCTTCAGCTTTCGCAGCAAGCGGGTTGATGCCATCATCGTAACGCTGAAAAATTTCAAGGATATTCCGGTCTTTTACTCCGATATCGTGTTACCTGAATACCAAACCGTCGCGGTGTACTTGAAAGAAAATAACTTCCAGATCAAAAGCATCAGCGATTTACAGTCGCACTCCATACTAGCCCATCAACGAGCAAACCTATTCTACGGCGATGAATACAAGCGCATAGCTGAACAAAACGGTCACAACAAGCAATATCAGGAAACAGCCAACCAACTCGCACAGGTTGCAATGCTTTTTAAAAAGCGCGTAGATATCATTGTTTTGGCACATGAGATTTTTATATACTACAAAAGCCGGATCGATCTATCTGATAGCGATTCAAACTACGTTGTAGCTAAAATATTCGGAAATAAATTCGGCTTTCATAATGCCGTTTGGGACAAGAAGGTTCGTGACGATTTCAATGCGGGGTTAGCGATAATCAAGACAAATGGCCTGTACGATAAAATACTGACTAAGTACTTAGTTACCTACAAACTCAACATCCGCAAGAGCGAATCGGTACCCAACTAG
- a CDS encoding metal-dependent hydrolase gives MASAFAHIVVPAVAYAAFKGRFISARLFVLAAMLSVAPDIDVLAFKFGIPYESQWGHRGFTHSLFFAGLVALFCTLFWRAMKSHPIAVFLICFIACSSHALLDGLTNGGLGVALFWPFDNTRYFLPHRPVEVSPIGIMAFFTERGLNVLWSEFIWIFLPGLFLAVTAIMARHKYKASIDERIKSPAVSE, from the coding sequence ATGGCTTCAGCCTTTGCTCATATTGTGGTTCCTGCCGTGGCCTATGCGGCGTTTAAGGGACGTTTTATTTCTGCGCGACTGTTTGTCCTGGCGGCTATGTTGTCGGTGGCGCCCGATATCGATGTGTTAGCGTTCAAATTTGGCATTCCCTATGAATCCCAATGGGGGCATCGAGGCTTTACCCATTCATTGTTTTTTGCCGGGCTGGTCGCGCTGTTTTGCACGTTGTTTTGGCGCGCAATGAAATCTCACCCGATCGCGGTCTTTCTGATTTGCTTTATTGCCTGCTCATCCCATGCCTTGCTGGATGGCCTGACCAATGGCGGGCTTGGTGTGGCGCTTTTTTGGCCTTTCGATAATACGCGCTATTTTTTACCTCACAGACCCGTTGAAGTATCACCGATAGGCATAATGGCGTTCTTTACGGAACGGGGTCTTAACGTGCTCTGGTCAGAATTTATCTGGATTTTTCTTCCTGGTCTTTTCCTTGCGGTGACGGCCATCATGGCCCGGCATAAATATAAAGCCTCCATTGACGAACGTATTAAATCCCCAGCGGTATCTGAATAG